The following proteins are co-located in the Haloplanus sp. HW8-1 genome:
- a CDS encoding IS6 family transposase, producing MKDEAVRFLSAYARNRPPHGGSDRFELGSVEREVTPEPAMKLGIRLRLVVISISNTILILDSLGIERCRPTVHNWVQKADLQPTDGANLDHVAVDETVIQLNTERYWLYAVIDPDINRLLHVRLFSTRKQGLTEMFLSELRDKHLVDDVIFLVDGTPWCQAACHRLGLRFQHVTRGNRYAVERIFRESKRQKHQFSNVFSHVDPSTAENWLQAFAFAWNQLI from the coding sequence ATGAAGGATGAGGCGGTGCGATTTTTGAGTGCCTATGCTCGAAACCGCCCGCCCCACGGTGGTAGCGACCGCTTCGAGTTAGGCTCTGTGGAGCGAGAGGTGACACCCGAGCCAGCGATGAAGCTCGGGATCCGACTCCGTTTGGTTGTAATATCAATTTCCAATACAATTCTAATTCTTGATAGTTTGGGTATCGAACGGTGTCGGCCCACCGTTCATAACTGGGTACAGAAGGCCGATTTACAGCCCACAGATGGTGCCAACCTGGATCACGTTGCGGTCGATGAAACCGTGATCCAGCTCAATACCGAGCGATATTGGCTGTACGCCGTGATCGATCCGGATATCAATCGCCTGCTCCATGTACGGCTATTTTCGACGAGAAAACAGGGATTGACCGAGATGTTCCTGTCTGAACTCCGTGACAAACATCTCGTCGACGACGTGATCTTTCTCGTCGACGGTACTCCGTGGTGTCAGGCGGCCTGCCATCGTCTCGGGCTGCGATTCCAGCATGTTACACGTGGGAATCGGTATGCCGTCGAACGTATCTTTCGAGAATCAAAACGACAAAAACACCAGTTCTCAAATGTTTTCAGTCACGTCGACCCGAGTACCGCCGAAAATTGGTTGCAAGCGTTCGCCTTCGCATGGAACCAGCTTATCTAG